CCGGGTCGCGCGGGGAACCGCTGCTCATCTACGCCGACTACGACGCCGACGGCGCCACCGGCGCCGCCTGCCTCTACCTCTTCCTGAAGCAAATCTTCCCCGATCTCCCCGTGCGGATCCACCAGAACGACCGCCGAAGGGACGGCTACGGCCTGCAGACGCACGTGCTCGCCCCCGCCGCCCGGGAAGGATTTCGCCTCGTCGTGACGGTCGACTGCGGGATCTCCGATATCGCGGCCGTGCGGGAGGCGACCCGGGAGGGGGTCGAGGTGATCGTGACGGACCACCACCTCCCGGGCGAGACCGTCCCGGAGGCGTTCGCCATCGTGAACCCGATGCAGCCCGATTGCGCGTTCCCCGGGAAGGAGATGGCGGGCGTGGGGGTCGCCTTCCTGCTCGTGTGCGCGCTGCGCAAGGCGGTGCGGGAGATCGGGGGATTCGCGTTCCTCCCGGAACCGCCGCTGCGGCCGTACCTCGACCTGGTCGCCCTGGGCACGGTCGCCGACATGGCGGTCCTCCGGGGGGGAAACCGGCTCCTCGTCCGGGAGGGGATCCGGGAGATCCGCAAGTCGCCCCGTCCGGGCATTGAAGCGCTGTTCGATGCCTCGGGTGTGCCGTACGCCGCTGCGACGGAGACGGATCTCGGGTTCCGGGTCGGGCCGCGCCTGAACGCCGCCGGCCGGGTCGGAGACGCGACGCGCAGCTCCCGGATCCTCGTGTCGGAATCCCGGGACGCCGCCGGGCGCCTTGCCCGGGAGCTGAACGAGGACAACGCGCTGCGGCAGCGGGAGGAGGAGCGGATCGTCGTCGCCGTCGAAGCCGCCCTCGCGGCGGCGGGGGAGATCCCCGCAGCGATCGTTCTGTCGGACCCCGCCTGGAACGCCGGGGTGCTCGGGATCGTCGCCTCGAAGGTCCTCGAGCGGTACGGCCGCCCGGTCGTGCTGCTCCAGGAGGAGGACGGCGCGGCCAAGGGGTCGTGCCGCAGCCTCGAGGGGTTCCACATCGTG
This genomic stretch from Deltaproteobacteria bacterium harbors:
- the recJ gene encoding single-stranded-DNA-specific exonuclease RecJ translates to MKGAAKREWILRSPDPAAVRELSTRHGLAPAASKVLVNRGIVEPRDVERFLCGTLSDLPDPSLLKDVDKAARRIAAAGSRGEPLLIYADYDADGATGAACLYLFLKQIFPDLPVRIHQNDRRRDGYGLQTHVLAPAAREGFRLVVTVDCGISDIAAVREATREGVEVIVTDHHLPGETVPEAFAIVNPMQPDCAFPGKEMAGVGVAFLLVCALRKAVREIGGFAFLPEPPLRPYLDLVALGTVADMAVLRGGNRLLVREGIREIRKSPRPGIEALFDASGVPYAAATETDLGFRVGPRLNAAGRVGDATRSSRILVSESRDAAGRLARELNEDNALRQREEERIVVAVEAALAAAGEIPAAIVLSDPAWNAGVLGIVASKVLERYGRPVVLLQEEDGAAKGSCRSLEGFHIVSALSRLSHLLTRYGGHAQAAGLALSLEHLDAFREGLAGIADRHARETPFVRRRTIDAKLRVAEITPDLLSDLDRLRPFGAGNEEPLFFLPNVRVAAISRMGAGGRHLRFAVEEDGRRLSGVAFRREEIPVDAGGRSDLLFAVQENVYRGARSLQLLLRDARPAGESVLCEGTPPG